The window CCTCGTTAGCTTGTGTTAAACGTTGCTCCGTTTGGACACGTAAGTCTGAAGCATCTACATTGTATTGCGAGTAGCTTCCTGCCACAATAGTACAGAATTTATCGGTCCATTGTGCTTGCCAATTTCCGGCGTAACCTAAATTGTTTTGTGAGAGGTTACTAGTTTTTGAAGTGGTTGTGTTTTCGCTATCAGTAATACTTTCGGCATAATCTAAAGTGTTATTAATACCAATAACATTAGCTCTAAACTTGTGTTTTTTATTTAAATCAAACACTACTTTTGCGGAATAGTCATAAAACACAAAATCGGATTGGGTGTTACTATTTGCAATACTAGCGTTGGTATTAATATCACTATCCTGAAAACTTCTTTCAAAATAATTATCGTAAGTCGGTGTGGTAAATACATCTGTGATAGACCGTCTTCCGGAAAGGTGTAACTCTAGTTTTTTGGTAATCGGTAATTCTAAAAAAGCATCCGCGCTTATTAAGTTTATACCAGCACCTCCGGAGATAGTATGGGAAAGCTCGTCTTTTGTAAACATAGTAATGGTACTAGAGACACCATCGCTATATTGGCTACTTGTTCCGTTTTTGGTAACCACAACTTTGTTGGTTAAGTTGGGGTTATAAGCGGATATTAATCCAAAAAAGTGTCCCGAATGGTACATTTTAATACCATCCCAAAGCATAAGGTTTTGGTCGTTAGTACCACCTCTTACATTAATATTGGCAATGCTTTCATTAACACTTTCTATTCCTGGAAGGGCTTGTATAGATTGTAAAATATCAGGCGCTATCAATCCTGGTAAAATGCCAAATTGTTCTGTGTTTAATAACAGACTTCCGTCCATTAGTTTTTGTAAACCCGTGGTTAGATACTTGGTGATTAATACCTCGTTAAGCATTTCGTTATTTTCAATCAGACGTACGGGTTTGCAGATCTCACTGTCTGAGAAAAAATATTTAGCAAGCACGTCTTGGGATTCAAACCCTAAGTAAGAAATTGAAAGCGTAGCATTTAATGGCAGATCTTTAAATTGAAATTGACCATCATAGTTTGTAGTAGTCCCTTTGGTGGTTCCTTTTATAACTACAGAAGCGCCTAATAGGCTTTGGTTTGCTGTTGCAGAATAGACCGTACCGCAAATAGAAATTGTTTTTTCTAATACCGAAACCGTAATGTAACGTTGGTCAATAGTCTTAAAATTTAAAAGTGTATTAGCGTTTAAATAGTCCAGCGTGTCGTCTAGATTTAATACGGTATCAGGTTTTGAAATTATAATATTAGCAACATCCTCCACCGCGTAAGAGAACTTGACATTAAATTCCGATTGGAGCGTTTTAATGTAGTCTGCAAGCGGCAGTTTGTCTGTCTGACTAAAACTGACAGTAACCAATACTAAACAAAAACAGGTTAGCCAGAAATTACCCTTCATATTTATAAAATGTGACTGTTTTTCCTTCAATTTTAAAACTTATTTTAAGAGGGATTGTAATGGATTGTAATGCGGTATTTAAATTGTTGTGTGTAAACGTACCTGTAAATAATTGCGTGATATCAACAGCGGTTGCCTTGATAGTCACATCGTATTGACGCTCTAACTCTGCAATGACTTCCTGTAATGCTATTTTGTTAAAACTACTTTCGGCTTGTAACCATGATGGTGTTGTGGTAGTATCGCTGTCTATTAATTCGATATCGCCATTAACCACCTTAAAGCCTTTGCCTTTTGATAATTTTATAGTTTTATTATTATGGGTGACGCTAACCAAACCTTCGTAACAAATGACTTCAAAATAGTGGTCACGTTCTTTGACGTTAAACTGTGTCCCTAAAACTTGTACAATTCCGGCGTCCGTGGTTACCGTAAACTTTTGGCCTTTACTAACTTTAAAAAAGGCTTCTCCGTCTAAAGTTAAATCGCGATGGTCATCCCAAGTTTTTTTATTATAAGATAAACTAGACTTTGCGTTTAATATAACTTCGGATTGATCTGGTAACTGTAACGTTTCTGTCTCTGCAATTTGTGTGGTAAAATTGGTCGTGTTATTAAAAAAAGCAAAGTAGGATACGCCCAATAAAACAATAACCATAGCGGCAACTTTAAAAAAGGTTTTAAAGTGCAACGGAATGACTTTAGGTTCTGTTTTGGTTAGTTTTCTGTTTTTAAAGGCCTCTAATGCCTGTTGTGCCTCCACTTTTGGTGCTTGCATTTGTGCACTATAATGCTTGATTTTTTCTAAAGTTTTAAAGTCTTCGGATTGTTTTAAATCGTCAAGCTCCTGTTTAGACAAGTCATTATTAAACCATTTTAATATGTTGTTTTCTTCTTTCATTTTATAAATCCTTCAATCTTAAGACAATTAAATACTAGTTTACCCTACTTTATTAAATGTTTTCTATGTGTTGCTTTAATGTTTTTAAGGCAGCAGACATTCGTTTTTCAACCGCTTTTTGAGAGAGGTCTAATAGTACAGCAATTTCACGATACTTTTTGCCTTCAATTCTATTTAATAAAAACACTTCACGCTGTCCATCCGTCAATAAAGCAATAGCATTTTGTAGTTTCACTTTAAATTCTTCTTCTTCTAATAAGTATTCTGGACTTTGATTGTCTTGATCTATATAAGGTGCTGCTTTGGCGTAATCCATAACCACCTTATTATGTTTGATGGTATTTAAAAACATATTATTAATAGAGGTAAACAGATACGTCTTTGCTTTTGTGAACTCTATTTTAGAACAATTTTCCCATATTTTAGAAAAAGCGTCCTGTACTAAATCTAAACCTTTTGCAGAATCTCCGCATTTATAATAGGCAAAGTTGCTCGCCGATTGGAGGTGCTCTAAATAAAAATTACTGAAGTAATTTTCTTCGCAAAGGTTGTTTTTACTGTCAATCATAAATTAGGTTAAGCGTTTCAATACTTCTTTTTTTGGAATTATTTTTTTGTAAAAGTAGGGTAAAATTATTTTGTGTTGTCTTAAGGTCGTATTAATCCAAAAGATATGAAATGGAAACCGAAAAATTAATCACAATAGTAGAAACCTTTTTAGTGATCATACTATTATCAAGCTTTGCAGCTTCAATTTATATTATAAATCAATTATTTAACATTTTAGGGTAGGGTAAAAAATAAGCCAGTTGTCTTACTTATAGACAGGCGAAAAAATTGCTATCAAAAAGAAATTAACAAAACAGAAAAAGAAGAATTAACTTTACAAACTTTTAAATTATGAAAAATCTAAAATTATTTACAGCGTTATTTTTAACTTCAATATTATCTCTTACATCTTGTCAAGATGAAATTGATAACGAAAACGGAAATAACCCAAATACAAATACGGCCAATTCTGAAACAGCAAAAAATCTAGAACGTGCTTCTGCATATGATGGGTCTTTTGATGACTTTTTGGATGATATGTCATGTGCATCTGTAATATTACCAGTTGACGCAACGGTTAATGGCGTACAAGTGTCTATTATTAGTCAATCGGATTACCAACAAGTTATTGATATTTTAGCACAATTTAATACGGATGATGATACTGTTGTGTTACAGTTTCCATTTGCAGTAACACTTAGTAATTATACAGAGGTTGTTATTGCTAGTCAATCGGATTATGACGAGATTATTGGAGCTTGTGAGGATTTGGAAGCAGCAGGCGAATCTGCAATATCATGCGTAACGTTTGATTTTCCTATCACTATTCTAACATATAGTTTAAGTTTAGAGCAAACGGGTAGTGTTGTTGTGGAAACCGAACAAGCATTATATACGTATATGAATGACTTTGGTAATGACCAGTTATTTGCAATTAATTACCCAATTACAGCAACTGTAGAAAGTAGTACGACACAGTCTGTTGCTTTTAATAGTGATGCCGAATTGCAAGCTGCCATTACAGATTGTTTAGGTATTGAAGATTTAGAAACACAAGCGCAAAATGATGCAGATGAATTAGAAGCAATTTTAGTTGATGGTGTATTTCAGGTAGAAACGGTTATTGATGCGGGTATTGATACGGCTATTGATTTTGCCGAGTTTACTATAGATTTTGCTAATGATTTATCAGTAGTTGCGGATAATGTAGTAAGT is drawn from Psychroserpens sp. NJDZ02 and contains these coding sequences:
- a CDS encoding carboxypeptidase-like regulatory domain-containing protein → MKGNFWLTCFCLVLVTVSFSQTDKLPLADYIKTLQSEFNVKFSYAVEDVANIIISKPDTVLNLDDTLDYLNANTLLNFKTIDQRYITVSVLEKTISICGTVYSATANQSLLGASVVIKGTTKGTTTNYDGQFQFKDLPLNATLSISYLGFESQDVLAKYFFSDSEICKPVRLIENNEMLNEVLITKYLTTGLQKLMDGSLLLNTEQFGILPGLIAPDILQSIQALPGIESVNESIANINVRGGTNDQNLMLWDGIKMYHSGHFFGLISAYNPNLTNKVVVTKNGTSSQYSDGVSSTITMFTKDELSHTISGGAGINLISADAFLELPITKKLELHLSGRRSITDVFTTPTYDNYFERSFQDSDINTNASIANSNTQSDFVFYDYSAKVVFDLNKKHKFRANVIGINNTLDYAESITDSENTTTSKTSNLSQNNLGYAGNWQAQWTDKFCTIVAGSYSQYNVDASDLRVQTEQRLTQANEVLETGVQLKTQWAITSNLSFLNGYQFDEIGILNETTVTAPSYNRTKKDVLLNHALFSEVEYNKNNTYFRIGVRANYFQKFDLLLIEPRLNIRQKLNNQFALKLEGEFKNQSATQIVDFQDDFLGVENRRWILADNAAIPISKSKQASFGVDFKQHNFNIDVTSFYKVVNGITAINQGFYNNFQYLNATGNYTAKGLEFLANKTADNFSTWLSYTYSINDYEFTSFTPSIFPNNVDIRHSVSLALNYTVLDNLQLSLGGIWRSGQPYTKPLEANQTVKINNDYYVNYDQPNSNNVAPFFRIDTSISYDINLSEQTKFTLRAGVRNLTNQNNIINRYFEVDPEDTNQTIEINNKSLGLTPNVSLRVSF
- a CDS encoding FecR family protein, yielding MKEENNILKWFNNDLSKQELDDLKQSEDFKTLEKIKHYSAQMQAPKVEAQQALEAFKNRKLTKTEPKVIPLHFKTFFKVAAMVIVLLGVSYFAFFNNTTNFTTQIAETETLQLPDQSEVILNAKSSLSYNKKTWDDHRDLTLDGEAFFKVSKGQKFTVTTDAGIVQVLGTQFNVKERDHYFEVICYEGLVSVTHNNKTIKLSKGKGFKVVNGDIELIDSDTTTTPSWLQAESSFNKIALQEVIAELERQYDVTIKATAVDITQLFTGTFTHNNLNTALQSITIPLKISFKIEGKTVTFYKYEG
- a CDS encoding RNA polymerase sigma factor, translated to MIDSKNNLCEENYFSNFYLEHLQSASNFAYYKCGDSAKGLDLVQDAFSKIWENCSKIEFTKAKTYLFTSINNMFLNTIKHNKVVMDYAKAAPYIDQDNQSPEYLLEEEEFKVKLQNAIALLTDGQREVFLLNRIEGKKYREIAVLLDLSQKAVEKRMSAALKTLKQHIENI